A region of Vigna radiata var. radiata cultivar VC1973A chromosome 6, Vradiata_ver6, whole genome shotgun sequence DNA encodes the following proteins:
- the LOC106764797 gene encoding uncharacterized protein LOC106764797 isoform X5, producing the protein MGDLHANGIVFGEDRPCGSSPPSPPLPILNPDPSSVAADAWAAAEQTTGEILRSIQPTLAADRRRREVVDYVQRLIRYGARCEVFPYGSVPLKTYLPDGDIDLTALSCQNIEDGLVSDVRAVLHGEEINEAAEYEVKDVRFIDAEVKLVKCIVQDIVVDISFNQLGGLSTLCFLEKVDQLVAKDHLFKRSIILIKAWCYYESRVLGAHHGLISTYALETLVLYIFHQFHVSLDGPLAVLYRFLDYFSKFDWDNYCVSLKGPISKSSLPNIVAEVPENGGNTLLTEEFIRSCVESFSVPSRGSDLNLRAFPQKHLNIIDPLKENNNLGRSVNKGNFFRIRSAFKYGARKLGWILMLPDDRIADELIRFFANTLERHGSTQVNVDKSVLSSSTASKRDAGPGNQHNYESREEIQDDSSLAGEFLDSSGDGNAVASYKLSEDSRDFATSGVLDIASANDLSYCSNGRIESNISSSESALNTVIDEGIVSNSPRSHTDEKNMASYGSAVSTYANILENNFFHGDRSTTSVSGVTEASMSLLDLTGDYDSHIGNLQYGQMCNGYTVSPVVPSPPRSPKFPKNRNPWETVRQCVQINHSLRSQANSNCVIGQQVYVINHPTLPMTTFASEEKRKIRGTGAYFPNMTSRPYRDNRPIPGRGRGQAQSSQGHLQRHTRNNGLALAPQEMNLSPEGNFEYSLEGYSAIGSTKARSPETYFPQPSTWGSHYTNGFLHSSEKHESGSVVPQLRVASRTDMSNYPDSGISTSRGTVPNTGVVTEEKPNSLSVVDSKRDI; encoded by the exons ATGGGCGATCTTCATGCAAACGGCATCGTTTTCGGGGAGGATCGCCCGTGCGGGTCCTCGCCGCCGTCTCCGCCGCTTCCGATATTAAATCCCGATCCGTCCTCTGTGGCGGCGGATGCCTGGGCGGCGGCCGAGCAAACCACCGGCGAGATTCTCCGCAGCATACAGCCCACGCTCGCCGCCGACCGGAGGCGGAGGGAGGTCGTCGATTACGTCCAGAGGCTCATTCGGTACGGCGCGCGCTGCGAG GTTTTTCCATATGGATCAGTTCCATTAAAAACATATCTTCCAGATGGAGATATTGATTTAACTGCACTCAGTTGTCAAAACATTGAGGATGGCTTGGTATCTGATGTTCGTGCTGTTCTTCATGGAGAGGAAATTAATGAAGCTGCTGAATATGAAGTGAAGGATGTTCGTTTCATTGATGCAGAG GTTAAGCTTGTTAAATGCATAGTACAGGATATTGTTGTAGACATCTCTTTCAATCAGTTAGGAGGACTCAGTACATTATGCTTTCTTGAGAAG GTTGATCAACTTGTTGCCAAGGATCATCTTTTCAAACGTAGTATTATCCTGATTAAGGCTTGGTGCTATTATGAGAGCCGTGTACTGGGTGCTCATCATGGTCTGATTTCGACATATGCTTTGGAAACCTTGGTTCTGTATATCTTCCATCAGTTTCATGTATCCTTAGATGGTCCTCTAGCA GTTCTCTACAGATTTTTGGACTACTTCAGCAAATTTGATTGGGACAACTATTGTGTTAGTTTGAAGGGACCAATTAGCAAATCTTCTCTGCCTAATATAGTAG CTGAGGTTCCTGAAAATGGAGGAAATACCCTACTGACTGAAGAATTCATTAGAAGCTGTGTGGAATCATTCTCAGTACCATCAAGAGGGTCAGATTTAAATTTGCGTGCATTTCCCCAGAAACATCTTAACATCATTGATCCATTGAAGGAAAACAACAATCTTGGCCGGAGTGTCAATAAAG gGAACTTTTTCCGAATACGCAGTGCTTTTAAGTATGGTGCCCGTAAACTTGGCTGGATTCTTATGTTACCAGACGATAGAATAGCAGATGAGCTTATTAGGTTCTTTGCAAACACCCTGGAAAGGCATGGAAGCACTCAGGTAAATGTAGACAAGTCAGTTTTGAGCTCATCTACAGCATCCAAAAGGGATGCAGGACCTGGAAATCAACATAATTATGAAAGCAGAGAGGAAATCCAAGATGACTCCTCTTTGGCAGGGGAGTTCCTTGATTCCTCTGGGGATGGAAATGCAGTCGCAAGTTATAAACTTAGTGAAGATTCTAGGGATTTTGCAACATCTGGGGTATTGGATATAGCAAGCGCTAATGATTTGTCATATTGTTCAAATGGGCGAATTGAAAGTAATATTTCAAGCAGTGAATCTGCTCTAAATACTGTTATTGATGAAGGTATAGTGAGCAATTCTCCCAGATCACATACTGATGAAAAGAATATGGCATCTTATGGTTCAGCTGTTTCAACATATGCTAATATCcttgaaaataatttctttcatgGTGATAGATCCACCACTAGTGTTTCTGGGGTTACTGAAGCTTCAATGTCGTTGTTGGACCTTACTGGGGATTATGACAGTCACATCGGAAACTTACAATATGGTCAGATGTGTAATGGTTATACTGTCTCTCCTGTTGTGCCTAGCCCTCCTAGATCTCCGAAGTTCCCAAAAAATAGGAATCCATGGGAAACTGTTCGTCAATGTGTACAAATTAATCACAGTCTTCGATCTCAGGCAAACTCAAATTGTGTTATTGGGCAACAAGTTTACGTCATAAATCATCCCACACTTCCAATGACAACTTTTGCttcagaagaaaaaaggaaaattcgAGGAACAGGCGCATACTTTCCTAACATG ACTTCTCGTCCTTACAGGGATAATAGGCCAATTCCAGGAAGGGGAAGGGGCCAAGCACAAAGTTCTCAGGGGCATCTGCAGAGACACACTCGTAACAATGGCTTGGCCCTAGCTCCACAAGAAATGAATTTGTCTCCGGAAGGAAACTTTGAATATTCTCTAGAAGGATACTCTGCTATTGGTAGCACCAAAGCAAGATCACCTGAAACCTATTTCCCTCAACCTTCTACATGGGGGTCACATTATACCAACGGTTTCCTTCACTCATCTGAGAAACATGAATCTGGATCTGTGGTCCCTCAGCTTCGTGTAGCCTCAAGAACTGACATGAGCAATTACCCAGACTCTGGGATTTCTACATCTAGGGGCACTGTGCCTAACACGGGGGTGGTGACAGAGGAGAAGCCTAATTCATTGTCTGTAGTTGATTCCAAAAG GGATATATGA
- the LOC106764797 gene encoding uncharacterized protein LOC106764797 isoform X6, with protein MRCGCSCLECFCSELEPWDRVFPYGSVPLKTYLPDGDIDLTALSCQNIEDGLVSDVRAVLHGEEINEAAEYEVKDVRFIDAEVKLVKCIVQDIVVDISFNQLGGLSTLCFLEKVDQLVAKDHLFKRSIILIKAWCYYESRVLGAHHGLISTYALETLVLYIFHQFHVSLDGPLAVLYRFLDYFSKFDWDNYCVSLKGPISKSSLPNIVAEVPENGGNTLLTEEFIRSCVESFSVPSRGSDLNLRAFPQKHLNIIDPLKENNNLGRSVNKGNFFRIRSAFKYGARKLGWILMLPDDRIADELIRFFANTLERHGSTQVNVDKSVLSSSTASKRDAGPGNQHNYESREEIQDDSSLAGEFLDSSGDGNAVASYKLSEDSRDFATSGVLDIASANDLSYCSNGRIESNISSSESALNTVIDEGIVSNSPRSHTDEKNMASYGSAVSTYANILENNFFHGDRSTTSVSGVTEASMSLLDLTGDYDSHIGNLQYGQMCNGYTVSPVVPSPPRSPKFPKNRNPWETVRQCVQINHSLRSQANSNCVIGQQVYVINHPTLPMTTFASEEKRKIRGTGAYFPNMTSRPYRDNRPIPGRGRGQAQSSQGHLQRHTRNNGLALAPQEMNLSPEGNFEYSLEGYSAIGSTKARSPETYFPQPSTWGSHYTNGFLHSSEKHESGSVVPQLRVASRTDMSNYPDSGISTSRGTVPNTGVVTEEKPNSLSVVDSKSSVSGGVLGHSNCLDDAPQKNSW; from the exons atgaGGTGTGGTTGTTCATGTCTTGAGTGCTTTTGCTCTGAGTTGGAGCCATGGGACAGA GTTTTTCCATATGGATCAGTTCCATTAAAAACATATCTTCCAGATGGAGATATTGATTTAACTGCACTCAGTTGTCAAAACATTGAGGATGGCTTGGTATCTGATGTTCGTGCTGTTCTTCATGGAGAGGAAATTAATGAAGCTGCTGAATATGAAGTGAAGGATGTTCGTTTCATTGATGCAGAG GTTAAGCTTGTTAAATGCATAGTACAGGATATTGTTGTAGACATCTCTTTCAATCAGTTAGGAGGACTCAGTACATTATGCTTTCTTGAGAAG GTTGATCAACTTGTTGCCAAGGATCATCTTTTCAAACGTAGTATTATCCTGATTAAGGCTTGGTGCTATTATGAGAGCCGTGTACTGGGTGCTCATCATGGTCTGATTTCGACATATGCTTTGGAAACCTTGGTTCTGTATATCTTCCATCAGTTTCATGTATCCTTAGATGGTCCTCTAGCA GTTCTCTACAGATTTTTGGACTACTTCAGCAAATTTGATTGGGACAACTATTGTGTTAGTTTGAAGGGACCAATTAGCAAATCTTCTCTGCCTAATATAGTAG CTGAGGTTCCTGAAAATGGAGGAAATACCCTACTGACTGAAGAATTCATTAGAAGCTGTGTGGAATCATTCTCAGTACCATCAAGAGGGTCAGATTTAAATTTGCGTGCATTTCCCCAGAAACATCTTAACATCATTGATCCATTGAAGGAAAACAACAATCTTGGCCGGAGTGTCAATAAAG gGAACTTTTTCCGAATACGCAGTGCTTTTAAGTATGGTGCCCGTAAACTTGGCTGGATTCTTATGTTACCAGACGATAGAATAGCAGATGAGCTTATTAGGTTCTTTGCAAACACCCTGGAAAGGCATGGAAGCACTCAGGTAAATGTAGACAAGTCAGTTTTGAGCTCATCTACAGCATCCAAAAGGGATGCAGGACCTGGAAATCAACATAATTATGAAAGCAGAGAGGAAATCCAAGATGACTCCTCTTTGGCAGGGGAGTTCCTTGATTCCTCTGGGGATGGAAATGCAGTCGCAAGTTATAAACTTAGTGAAGATTCTAGGGATTTTGCAACATCTGGGGTATTGGATATAGCAAGCGCTAATGATTTGTCATATTGTTCAAATGGGCGAATTGAAAGTAATATTTCAAGCAGTGAATCTGCTCTAAATACTGTTATTGATGAAGGTATAGTGAGCAATTCTCCCAGATCACATACTGATGAAAAGAATATGGCATCTTATGGTTCAGCTGTTTCAACATATGCTAATATCcttgaaaataatttctttcatgGTGATAGATCCACCACTAGTGTTTCTGGGGTTACTGAAGCTTCAATGTCGTTGTTGGACCTTACTGGGGATTATGACAGTCACATCGGAAACTTACAATATGGTCAGATGTGTAATGGTTATACTGTCTCTCCTGTTGTGCCTAGCCCTCCTAGATCTCCGAAGTTCCCAAAAAATAGGAATCCATGGGAAACTGTTCGTCAATGTGTACAAATTAATCACAGTCTTCGATCTCAGGCAAACTCAAATTGTGTTATTGGGCAACAAGTTTACGTCATAAATCATCCCACACTTCCAATGACAACTTTTGCttcagaagaaaaaaggaaaattcgAGGAACAGGCGCATACTTTCCTAACATG ACTTCTCGTCCTTACAGGGATAATAGGCCAATTCCAGGAAGGGGAAGGGGCCAAGCACAAAGTTCTCAGGGGCATCTGCAGAGACACACTCGTAACAATGGCTTGGCCCTAGCTCCACAAGAAATGAATTTGTCTCCGGAAGGAAACTTTGAATATTCTCTAGAAGGATACTCTGCTATTGGTAGCACCAAAGCAAGATCACCTGAAACCTATTTCCCTCAACCTTCTACATGGGGGTCACATTATACCAACGGTTTCCTTCACTCATCTGAGAAACATGAATCTGGATCTGTGGTCCCTCAGCTTCGTGTAGCCTCAAGAACTGACATGAGCAATTACCCAGACTCTGGGATTTCTACATCTAGGGGCACTGTGCCTAACACGGGGGTGGTGACAGAGGAGAAGCCTAATTCATTGTCTGTAGTTGATTCCAAAAG CAGTGTCTCTGGTGGAGTTCTTGGCCATTCGAATTGCCTTGATGACGCCCCCCAGAAAAATTCGTGGTAG